In Bacillus cytotoxicus NVH 391-98, the following are encoded in one genomic region:
- a CDS encoding cell wall-binding repeat-containing protein, translating into MKKITCVLGITIMTAVNLTACGQANTEHNEKKNEQKQEMSMTHKSAAPKEMNAHASSNLHTLSLKNSTRLNTNDPVQMAVLTSQMIWPATHRENQPGAVILVPINEWKLGIASADLIHHPNNGPILFVDKNGIPEATLNEIKRLQPLGTKDGTQIMVMGDVGTSALEQLKEYKVKQIKETDPAKFAREVDKEYADIAGRYPDNVIIGSFEEGGRLYTTPAINWIAHMPEPLLYVGKDKVPEATIEALKMRKDKANIYVLGPEAIISKEVEKQLAKYGKVTRISGDTPTENAIAFATFKDRKTKFGWGLTKPGHGISFLSTKTPDLAIAGASFSHMGKHAPVLLLEEGKVTQPVYDLLATIQPKFKDDPTLGPYNHGFLLGSTTDISFETQGILDEKLEIVQESGKGHGEH; encoded by the coding sequence GTGAAAAAAATAACCTGCGTTTTAGGCATTACCATTATGACAGCGGTGAATCTTACAGCGTGTGGACAAGCAAATACAGAACATAATGAGAAGAAAAATGAGCAGAAACAAGAAATGAGCATGACTCATAAATCGGCGGCACCGAAAGAAATGAACGCGCACGCATCTAGTAATTTACACACGTTGAGTTTAAAAAATAGTACAAGGCTCAATACAAATGATCCCGTGCAAATGGCCGTATTAACATCACAAATGATTTGGCCAGCGACTCATAGAGAAAATCAGCCGGGAGCGGTTATTTTAGTACCAATAAATGAATGGAAACTTGGGATAGCGAGTGCAGATCTCATTCATCATCCAAACAATGGCCCGATTTTATTCGTGGATAAAAATGGAATTCCAGAAGCGACATTAAACGAAATAAAACGATTGCAACCGCTTGGGACAAAAGATGGAACACAAATTATGGTGATGGGGGATGTAGGAACTTCTGCTTTAGAACAATTAAAAGAATATAAAGTAAAACAAATAAAAGAAACAGATCCAGCTAAATTTGCTAGAGAAGTTGATAAAGAGTATGCCGATATAGCAGGTAGGTATCCAGACAATGTTATTATTGGTTCATTTGAAGAGGGAGGGCGTCTTTATACAACACCTGCGATAAATTGGATTGCACATATGCCGGAACCACTTTTGTATGTAGGGAAAGATAAAGTACCAGAGGCAACAATAGAAGCATTAAAAATGAGAAAAGATAAGGCGAATATATATGTGTTAGGACCAGAAGCCATTATTTCAAAAGAAGTAGAAAAACAGTTAGCGAAGTATGGGAAAGTAACGCGTATTAGCGGAGACACCCCTACAGAAAATGCAATCGCCTTTGCTACATTTAAAGATCGGAAAACAAAGTTTGGATGGGGGCTCACAAAACCGGGCCATGGTATTTCATTTCTATCAACAAAAACACCAGATTTAGCAATTGCTGGTGCATCGTTTTCGCATATGGGAAAGCATGCTCCAGTTCTTTTGCTAGAGGAAGGAAAGGTTACCCAGCCAGTGTATGATTTATTGGCAACTATCCAGCCCAAGTTTAAAGATGATCCAACATTAGGTCCATACAACCACGGTTTCTTATTAGGAAGCACTACCGATATTTCATTTGAAACGCAAGGTATATTAGATGAAAAACTTGAGATTGTGCAAGAGAGTGGAAAGGGACATGGGGAACACTAA
- a CDS encoding amino acid ABC transporter permease has translation MPDFSILTNNIDLYLEGFKYTLLSSVIALIGSFLLGVIIAVMRITPIRALNWIGTAYVEFVRNIPIVLIAFAFYFAFPVVGVTLSGFVAGTAALTIYTASFIAEAIRAGILSVAKGQMEAARSSGLTYVQAMYYVVLPQAIKIVIPPLGNQFLNLVKNSSILGIIAGADLMYQGDLISTRTFVTFDVYIFVGMFYLLLTVPLSMLVRYLEKRLAKGAV, from the coding sequence TTGCCTGACTTTTCAATTTTGACAAATAACATAGATTTGTATTTGGAGGGATTTAAATATACGTTATTGTCCAGTGTAATTGCCTTGATTGGTAGTTTTCTTCTCGGTGTTATTATAGCCGTTATGCGAATTACGCCAATTCGAGCGTTAAATTGGATTGGTACAGCGTATGTAGAATTTGTTCGAAATATCCCCATCGTTTTAATTGCATTCGCCTTTTATTTTGCCTTTCCAGTCGTTGGTGTTACATTAAGTGGGTTTGTTGCAGGAACAGCAGCGCTTACTATATATACAGCGTCTTTTATTGCAGAAGCGATTCGAGCCGGAATTTTATCTGTTGCAAAAGGACAGATGGAAGCAGCACGTTCTTCTGGTTTAACATACGTACAAGCGATGTATTATGTTGTGTTACCACAAGCTATTAAAATCGTCATTCCGCCGCTAGGCAACCAATTTCTTAATTTAGTAAAAAACTCTTCGATTCTTGGAATTATTGCCGGAGCAGATTTAATGTATCAAGGAGATTTAATTTCAACGAGAACATTTGTCACATTTGATGTGTATATATTTGTTGGGATGTTTTACTTACTTTTAACTGTACCGCTTAGCATGCTTGTGCGTTACTTGGAAAAACGCTTGGCGAAAGGAGCGGTATAG
- a CDS encoding alanine/glycine:cation symporter family protein gives MEAFVGWLNHIVWSSALVYLCLGAGLYFSIRTRFLQLRHFGEMLKLTFQGEKSEAGVSSFQALALSLSGRVGTGNIAGVATAIAFGGPGAIFWMWAVAFLGAGSSYIESTLAQIYKTKHKGQFRGGPAYYIEKGLGLKWYALLFVIATILATGLLLPGVQANSIALSLETAFGVNTSVSGVILVGIVALIIFGGVKRIVNVAQVVVPFMAVGYILVACAIIVMNIEKLPEAFMLIIKSAFALESAFGGIIGLAISWGVKRGIYSNEAGQGTGPHAAAAAEVSHPAKQGLVQAFAVYIDTLFVCSATAFMMIITGMYNVFDASGKNFIVNKLNGAQPGPGYTQAAVESVFPGFGNGFVAISLLFFAFTTVMAYYYIAETNIAYLNRKKDRPWMLMLLKFIFLGVVFYGCVKTAETAWALGDIGVGIMAWVNIIAILCLQKPAILALKDYEKQKKEGKDPVFHPRELGIKNADFWEHEYGKDKKEEVS, from the coding sequence GTGGAAGCATTCGTAGGATGGTTAAATCATATTGTTTGGAGTTCTGCGCTTGTTTATTTATGTTTGGGTGCAGGTTTATATTTTTCTATTCGAACGAGATTTTTACAACTCAGGCATTTTGGAGAAATGTTGAAACTTACATTTCAGGGGGAAAAGTCAGAAGCAGGTGTTTCTTCGTTTCAAGCATTAGCACTGTCTTTATCAGGGCGCGTGGGGACGGGAAATATTGCTGGGGTCGCAACAGCGATTGCATTTGGGGGTCCAGGAGCCATATTTTGGATGTGGGCAGTGGCCTTTTTAGGTGCGGGATCTTCTTATATAGAATCGACACTTGCACAAATATATAAAACGAAACATAAGGGACAATTTCGTGGCGGGCCCGCTTATTATATTGAGAAGGGGCTAGGACTGAAATGGTATGCGTTATTGTTTGTTATAGCAACTATTCTTGCAACGGGGCTGCTTCTTCCTGGTGTGCAAGCAAATAGTATTGCGTTAAGTTTAGAAACAGCGTTTGGTGTGAATACATCTGTATCTGGAGTAATATTAGTCGGAATAGTCGCTCTTATTATCTTTGGTGGAGTAAAGCGTATTGTAAATGTAGCGCAAGTTGTAGTGCCTTTTATGGCAGTTGGTTATATTCTCGTAGCTTGTGCAATTATTGTAATGAATATTGAAAAGTTACCAGAAGCATTTATGTTAATTATAAAAAGTGCATTTGCTTTAGAATCTGCATTTGGTGGAATTATCGGTTTAGCTATTTCTTGGGGAGTAAAACGTGGAATTTATTCTAATGAAGCAGGGCAAGGAACTGGGCCACATGCTGCGGCTGCTGCGGAAGTTTCACATCCAGCTAAGCAAGGGTTAGTGCAAGCATTTGCTGTTTATATTGATACATTATTTGTTTGTTCTGCAACTGCATTTATGATGATCATTACAGGCATGTATAACGTATTTGATGCGAGTGGCAAAAATTTTATTGTCAATAAATTAAATGGTGCACAGCCGGGACCTGGTTATACGCAGGCTGCGGTTGAATCTGTCTTCCCTGGATTTGGAAACGGTTTCGTTGCTATTTCCTTACTATTCTTCGCATTTACAACAGTAATGGCATATTATTATATCGCTGAAACGAATATTGCCTACTTAAATCGTAAGAAAGATCGCCCTTGGATGTTGATGTTACTAAAATTTATTTTCTTAGGAGTTGTATTTTATGGTTGTGTCAAAACGGCAGAGACAGCTTGGGCTTTAGGGGATATTGGTGTAGGGATTATGGCGTGGGTTAACATTATTGCGATTTTATGTTTGCAAAAGCCAGCCATTCTAGCATTAAAAGATTATGAGAAGCAGAAGAAAGAAGGGAAAGACCCCGTATTTCATCCGCGAGAACTTGGAATTAAAAATGCAGATTTCTGGGAGCATGAATACGGAAAAGATAAGAAAGAAGAAGTATCATAA
- a CDS encoding glutamate ABC transporter substrate-binding protein, translating into MKRMKKWFTLIVFVCLFTLIVAGCGNKQEEAKETSTSGGVVEQIKKRGKLVVGVKNDTNLFGLKNPSTGQVEGFDVDMAKALAKRILGDEKKLELKEVTSKTRIPMLKNGDIDAIIATMTITEERKKEVDFSDVYFKAGQSLLVKKGSDIKSIDDVKKGVKVLAVKGSTSTQNVRQKAPEATVLEFENYSEAFTALKAGQGDVLTTDNAILYGMAKQDANYEVVGKIFTNEPYGIAVQKGATDLTKEINDLLKEIKENGEYDKLYEKWIGEKPEK; encoded by the coding sequence ATGAAAAGGATGAAAAAATGGTTCACTCTTATTGTTTTTGTGTGCTTATTTACTTTGATTGTTGCAGGATGTGGAAATAAACAAGAAGAGGCGAAAGAAACAAGTACAAGTGGCGGAGTGGTCGAACAAATTAAGAAACGCGGAAAGTTAGTAGTTGGTGTAAAGAATGATACTAATTTATTTGGATTAAAGAACCCTTCAACAGGGCAAGTAGAAGGGTTTGATGTTGATATGGCAAAAGCACTTGCAAAAAGGATTCTTGGTGATGAGAAGAAACTAGAACTAAAAGAAGTAACTTCGAAAACGCGTATTCCAATGCTGAAAAATGGAGATATTGATGCGATTATTGCGACAATGACAATTACAGAAGAACGGAAAAAAGAAGTGGATTTTTCAGATGTATATTTTAAAGCAGGTCAATCATTGCTTGTGAAAAAAGGAAGCGATATTAAAAGTATTGATGATGTGAAAAAAGGGGTAAAAGTATTAGCGGTAAAAGGATCCACATCAACACAAAATGTTCGTCAAAAAGCACCGGAGGCAACCGTATTAGAATTCGAAAATTATAGTGAAGCATTTACAGCATTAAAGGCGGGACAGGGAGATGTCTTAACGACTGATAATGCAATTTTATATGGAATGGCCAAACAAGATGCGAATTATGAAGTAGTGGGTAAGATCTTTACGAATGAGCCATACGGCATTGCCGTTCAAAAAGGAGCAACGGATTTAACGAAAGAGATCAATGATTTGTTAAAAGAAATAAAAGAAAATGGAGAATATGACAAGTTATACGAGAAATGGATTGGGGAAAAGCCAGAAAAATAG
- a CDS encoding amino acid permease: MQQTTNEKLHRTMKSRHLFMIALGGVIGTGFFLGSGYTINQAGPGGAILSYLVGGFIMYLTMLCLGELTVAMPVSGSFQKYATKFIGPGTGFMIGWLYWLGWAVTVGLELTSIGLMMKRWFPSVGVWVWCLIFGLILYISNAISAKSYAELEFWFSSIKVITIVVFVVLGGCALLGFLPYDGKAAAPLFSNFVNDGGLFPNGVAAVLLTMITVNFSFQGTELIGIAAGESEQPEKTIPRAIRNTVWRIMLFFILTMTILVGLISWKEAGVIESPFVVVFDKIGIPYAADIMNFVIITALLSVANSGLYAATRILWSLANEGMAPTSFKKVNKRGIPITALIVTIAVAGLSLLTSFFAEDTVYMYLLSVAGLSAVASWVIIALSQLRFRSQYVKDGGKLEDLKYKTPLYPIVPILALVTNSIVIISLAFIPEQRMALYCGIPFIICCYVYYYINKKRQKVMKVEMDKAYETNN; the protein is encoded by the coding sequence ATGCAGCAAACAACGAACGAGAAATTACATCGAACGATGAAGAGTAGACATTTATTTATGATTGCGCTTGGGGGTGTCATCGGAACAGGTTTTTTTCTTGGATCAGGGTATACGATTAACCAGGCAGGACCAGGGGGAGCTATTCTTTCTTATTTAGTTGGTGGATTTATTATGTATTTAACGATGCTTTGTCTCGGTGAACTAACTGTCGCGATGCCAGTTTCTGGATCTTTTCAAAAATATGCGACGAAATTTATTGGGCCAGGAACAGGTTTTATGATTGGATGGTTATATTGGCTAGGATGGGCTGTTACAGTTGGATTAGAGCTAACATCAATAGGCTTGATGATGAAAAGATGGTTTCCATCTGTAGGTGTTTGGGTATGGTGTTTGATCTTTGGACTTATTTTATACATTTCGAATGCAATTTCAGCGAAAAGCTATGCTGAATTAGAGTTTTGGTTCTCTAGTATAAAAGTAATTACAATTGTTGTATTTGTCGTTTTAGGAGGCTGTGCATTGCTTGGCTTTTTACCGTATGATGGAAAAGCGGCAGCACCTCTTTTTTCTAACTTTGTAAATGACGGTGGATTGTTTCCAAATGGGGTTGCTGCTGTACTTCTTACAATGATTACAGTTAATTTTTCTTTTCAAGGAACAGAACTTATCGGGATAGCAGCTGGAGAAAGTGAACAGCCAGAGAAAACAATTCCTCGTGCCATTCGTAACACAGTATGGCGCATCATGTTATTCTTTATTTTAACAATGACGATTTTAGTAGGATTAATTTCATGGAAAGAAGCAGGGGTTATTGAAAGCCCGTTCGTTGTTGTATTTGATAAAATTGGGATTCCTTATGCAGCCGATATTATGAACTTTGTCATTATTACAGCGCTATTATCTGTAGCAAATTCTGGATTATACGCAGCGACGCGTATACTATGGTCTCTTGCAAATGAAGGAATGGCACCGACTTCTTTCAAAAAAGTAAATAAACGTGGTATTCCAATTACAGCGTTAATTGTTACGATTGCTGTAGCTGGTTTATCTTTACTGACAAGCTTCTTTGCAGAAGATACAGTATACATGTATCTATTGTCTGTAGCAGGATTATCTGCTGTTGCTAGCTGGGTTATTATTGCGCTATCACAACTTCGTTTTAGAAGTCAGTATGTAAAGGATGGAGGCAAGTTAGAAGACTTGAAATATAAGACTCCGCTATATCCAATTGTTCCAATTCTAGCTCTCGTTACAAATAGTATCGTTATCATTAGTTTAGCGTTTATTCCAGAACAACGGATGGCTTTATATTGCGGTATTCCATTTATCATTTGTTGCTATGTGTATTATTATATAAATAAGAAGCGGCAAAAAGTGATGAAAGTGGAGATGGATAAAGCGTATGAGACTAACAATTAA
- a CDS encoding response regulator transcription factor, translating to MIDILLVDDEPKMLELLTLYLTPKGYNCVCATSGQEAISYIEKQNFKFVLLDIMMPNMDGWETCKNIRSFSRIPILMVTARDQKIDVVHGLKIGADDYITKPFHEEELLARIEAVLRRTNEHEQIQYKGLLWDEVKHFVSIYEQEVLLTPIEFSLLGLFLRHINYVLSRDQLIERIWGLNANTEDRTIDSHIRNLRDKLRKARFPIDIHLKTVYGVGYHWIDTE from the coding sequence ATGATTGATATATTACTTGTAGATGATGAACCCAAAATGTTAGAATTATTAACTCTTTATCTTACACCTAAGGGGTATAACTGCGTTTGTGCAACTTCAGGACAAGAAGCGATTTCTTATATCGAAAAACAAAATTTCAAATTCGTGCTTCTTGATATTATGATGCCAAACATGGACGGTTGGGAAACATGTAAAAACATCCGTTCATTCAGCCGTATTCCTATCCTCATGGTAACAGCTCGTGATCAAAAAATAGATGTTGTGCATGGATTAAAGATAGGTGCGGATGATTATATAACAAAGCCGTTTCACGAAGAAGAACTGTTAGCGCGAATTGAAGCGGTCCTACGACGTACAAATGAGCATGAACAAATCCAATATAAAGGGCTTTTATGGGATGAAGTAAAGCACTTCGTTTCTATTTATGAACAAGAAGTGTTACTCACCCCTATTGAATTTTCTCTGCTTGGGTTATTTTTGCGCCACATAAATTATGTACTTAGCCGCGATCAACTTATTGAGCGTATTTGGGGGTTAAATGCAAATACAGAAGATCGTACAATTGATTCTCATATTCGTAATTTACGTGACAAGTTACGAAAAGCTCGCTTCCCTATTGACATACATTTAAAAACGGTATATGGAGTCGGCTATCACTGGATTGATACTGAATAA
- a CDS encoding SulP family inorganic anion transporter, producing the protein MFQTIKHEWFSNVKGDVLSGIVVALALIPEAIAFSVIAGVDPMVGLYAAFCIAVTISFVGGRTGMISAATGAMALLMVTLVKDHGLQYLFAATILTGVVQIIFGVLKLSSLMKFVPRPVMSGFVNALGILIFTAQLPHFHRANWQMYVLVALGLAIIYLFPRMTTAVPSTLVAILAVTSIALISGFQLRTVGDMGSLPKELPFFHIPDVPFTLETFAIILPYSIMLAVIGLLESLLTASLLDDITDTSSNKHKEARGQGIANIVAGFFGGMAGCAMIGQSLINMKSGGRGRLSTFVAGGFLIVLLFVLGDYVVHIPMAALVAVMIVVSIGTFDWKSVFTLHKVPKGDAFVMIVTVIIVLITHNLGFGVIVGTVISAVLFAVNMAKIHVKHLYIENKKIYEVHGQLFFASTTEFINAFQFKEDVQEVTIDFTHAHVWDDSAVAAVDKVMMKYEQNGIQVNIVGLNERSLKLITKLATHNKQAIS; encoded by the coding sequence TTGTTTCAAACGATAAAACATGAATGGTTTTCTAATGTGAAAGGAGATGTGCTATCAGGAATTGTAGTTGCGTTAGCTTTAATCCCTGAAGCAATCGCCTTCTCTGTCATTGCAGGTGTTGATCCGATGGTTGGATTGTATGCTGCTTTTTGTATTGCAGTCACAATTTCATTTGTAGGCGGAAGAACGGGAATGATTTCTGCAGCAACAGGCGCGATGGCGCTATTAATGGTGACGCTTGTAAAAGACCATGGGCTACAATATTTATTTGCTGCGACGATATTAACCGGGGTTGTCCAAATTATTTTTGGAGTATTAAAATTAAGTTCGCTTATGAAATTTGTTCCACGGCCTGTTATGAGCGGATTTGTGAATGCACTTGGCATTTTAATTTTTACAGCACAGCTTCCGCATTTCCATCGGGCAAATTGGCAAATGTATGTACTTGTTGCATTAGGTCTTGCCATTATTTATCTATTTCCACGTATGACAACAGCAGTTCCGTCTACGCTTGTTGCAATTCTAGCTGTAACAAGTATTGCACTTATAAGTGGATTTCAGTTACGGACAGTTGGTGATATGGGGAGTTTACCAAAAGAATTACCTTTCTTTCATATTCCAGATGTACCATTCACATTAGAGACATTCGCAATTATTTTGCCGTATTCGATTATGCTAGCCGTGATTGGTTTATTGGAATCATTGCTTACAGCCTCTCTTTTAGACGATATAACAGATACGTCAAGTAATAAGCATAAAGAGGCACGCGGACAAGGAATTGCGAATATTGTTGCTGGATTCTTTGGTGGCATGGCTGGATGTGCCATGATTGGACAATCTCTTATTAATATGAAATCAGGCGGAAGAGGACGATTATCAACATTTGTAGCAGGCGGATTTTTAATTGTCTTATTATTTGTTTTAGGAGATTATGTTGTTCATATTCCAATGGCCGCGTTAGTAGCTGTGATGATTGTGGTTTCAATTGGAACATTTGATTGGAAATCTGTATTTACTCTTCATAAGGTTCCGAAAGGTGACGCATTTGTGATGATTGTAACAGTTATTATTGTTCTCATTACACATAATTTAGGGTTTGGTGTGATTGTTGGAACTGTAATCAGCGCTGTATTATTTGCCGTAAATATGGCAAAGATTCACGTGAAACATTTATATATTGAAAATAAGAAAATCTATGAAGTTCATGGACAATTATTCTTTGCATCTACGACAGAGTTTATAAATGCATTTCAATTTAAAGAGGATGTGCAAGAGGTAACGATTGACTTTACACATGCACATGTGTGGGATGATTCAGCTGTAGCAGCAGTTGATAAGGTTATGATGAAATATGAGCAAAATGGTATACAGGTGAATATAGTAGGATTAAATGAGCGTAGTTTAAAACTCATAACAAAATTAGCTACTCATAATAAACAAGCCATTAGCTAA
- a CDS encoding OsmC family protein — protein MRLTIKHDHIQAEYSYGQLSIGKENGYSPLELFISSIAGCSAIVFRTILEKKRIQYDTFTIETTVEHSDALSRPVESVHLYYKVRAEGITLMQLEKALAIAVKNCTIAQSVKDSIQITETVELIEKK, from the coding sequence ATGAGACTAACAATTAAGCATGATCATATTCAAGCTGAGTATTCGTATGGACAGTTGTCAATTGGAAAAGAAAATGGGTATTCCCCGTTAGAACTATTCATTTCTTCCATTGCAGGATGTAGTGCAATTGTTTTTCGAACGATCTTAGAAAAGAAGCGTATTCAGTATGACACATTTACAATTGAAACGACAGTTGAGCACAGTGATGCTTTATCAAGACCTGTTGAGAGTGTACATCTGTACTATAAAGTAAGGGCAGAGGGAATTACGCTCATGCAACTCGAAAAGGCGTTAGCAATTGCAGTGAAAAATTGTACAATTGCACAATCTGTTAAAGATAGCATTCAGATTACTGAAACAGTGGAGTTAATAGAAAAAAAGTAA
- a CDS encoding sensor histidine kinase — protein sequence MKRISVQLGFYFLIVTLLIESVLFILLYYSLVNTRVNEEMNALLKRGNSHRDVLEKYFDSQTISHVALMESEAETTAVITNADKKVLAKSNYIDSTIKMYITKMKIRPSHNGTIIDSHWKTSNYICTVSPIVIGKKVQGYVYMFLGTNSIKQMVNGLTKQFMIAGLITFLLTVITIFLLSRLLTKPLIRMKHATEKMSRGDLSISLRTSRNDEIGELASAIQTLANDLHYMKKERSEFLASVAHELRTPLTYVKGYAEIAQKRTTQPTEREKYLSIIKEEADYITNLVQDLFILAQMEKHNFLIEAKRIDLEKFLNRIVTKVNGIYVQKHLTVSLTCPPSLFITLDERRFEQVIMNILNNAYRHSAEYSVITITVTAYVSHIKISIQDTGEGIPPEDIPHIFERFYRVDKARSRATGGTGLGLAIVKEIVELHDGHITVSSKLNKGTCFTITLPREKESTMM from the coding sequence ATGAAACGAATCTCTGTTCAACTAGGATTTTATTTTTTAATCGTCACACTTTTAATCGAAAGCGTTCTATTTATTCTTTTGTATTACAGCCTTGTTAACACGAGAGTAAATGAAGAAATGAATGCATTATTAAAGCGTGGCAATAGCCATCGTGATGTATTAGAAAAATATTTTGATTCACAAACAATTTCTCATGTTGCATTAATGGAGTCAGAAGCAGAGACAACTGCCGTTATTACAAATGCAGATAAAAAAGTGTTAGCAAAGTCCAATTATATAGATTCCACTATAAAGATGTATATTACAAAAATGAAAATAAGACCAAGTCATAACGGAACGATTATTGACAGCCACTGGAAAACTTCTAATTACATATGTACTGTTAGCCCTATTGTAATAGGAAAGAAAGTACAAGGGTACGTATATATGTTTCTCGGCACAAACTCAATTAAACAAATGGTCAATGGGCTAACAAAACAATTTATGATTGCAGGTCTCATTACTTTTCTATTAACAGTGATTACAATTTTTCTACTATCACGCTTATTAACAAAGCCTCTGATTCGTATGAAACATGCAACTGAAAAAATGAGTCGTGGTGATTTATCTATTTCTTTACGTACATCTCGAAATGATGAAATCGGTGAACTTGCTAGCGCAATTCAAACACTGGCAAATGATTTACATTATATGAAAAAGGAACGCAGTGAATTTCTAGCAAGCGTAGCACATGAATTAAGAACCCCGCTTACGTATGTAAAGGGCTATGCAGAGATTGCACAAAAACGTACTACACAGCCTACAGAACGAGAGAAATATTTGTCCATTATAAAAGAGGAAGCGGATTACATTACGAATTTAGTACAAGATTTATTTATACTTGCCCAGATGGAGAAACATAATTTTTTAATTGAAGCGAAAAGGATCGATTTAGAAAAGTTTCTAAATCGGATTGTCACAAAAGTGAATGGAATATATGTCCAAAAACATCTTACCGTCTCCTTAACATGTCCTCCATCACTTTTTATCACTTTAGACGAAAGACGGTTTGAACAAGTTATTATGAATATTTTAAATAATGCTTATAGGCATTCAGCAGAGTATTCAGTGATTACAATCACCGTCACAGCATATGTGTCACATATTAAGATTTCGATTCAAGATACAGGAGAAGGAATTCCGCCGGAAGATATTCCGCATATCTTTGAACGTTTTTATCGCGTTGATAAAGCACGATCACGTGCAACGGGAGGAACCGGATTGGGTCTGGCGATTGTGAAAGAAATTGTAGAACTACATGACGGTCATATTACTGTTAGCAGTAAATTAAATAAAGGAACATGTTTTACTATTACTTTGCCACGAGAAAAAGAGAGTACAATGATGTAA
- a CDS encoding amino acid ABC transporter permease, producing MDFQGAYTGDHIVFLLKGLLVTLEIAIISIFLSFLIGSIVGTVRYTKIPILSQIFAVIVEIIRNLPLLLIIFFTYFALPEAGLKLEIKTAAIVALTIFEAAMISEIVRSGLLSIEKGQIEAGRASGLSYIQTLWYIILPQALRRMVPPLVSQFISLLKDTSLAVVISLPELMHNAQIINGQNVNYMIPTFVLVACIYFVVNYQLSILSRKLEHH from the coding sequence ATGGATTTTCAAGGAGCTTATACTGGAGATCATATTGTTTTCCTATTAAAAGGATTACTTGTCACATTAGAAATCGCCATTATTTCTATTTTCCTTAGTTTTCTTATCGGTAGTATAGTGGGAACAGTACGATATACGAAAATACCGATTCTATCGCAAATATTCGCCGTCATTGTTGAAATAATTCGTAACTTACCATTGCTTTTAATTATTTTCTTTACTTATTTTGCACTTCCAGAAGCTGGGTTGAAATTAGAGATTAAAACAGCAGCGATTGTTGCTTTAACAATTTTTGAGGCAGCGATGATTTCAGAGATTGTTCGCAGCGGCTTATTATCGATTGAGAAAGGGCAAATAGAAGCAGGGCGAGCTTCAGGATTGTCATATATACAAACACTTTGGTACATTATTTTACCACAAGCGTTGAGACGTATGGTACCACCGCTAGTGAGCCAATTTATATCTTTATTAAAGGATACATCATTAGCAGTTGTCATTTCATTACCGGAGCTTATGCATAATGCCCAAATTATTAATGGACAAAATGTGAATTACATGATTCCTACATTTGTATTAGTAGCTTGTATATATTTTGTTGTAAATTATCAATTGTCAATTTTATCAAGAAAATTAGAACATCATTAA
- a CDS encoding universal stress protein translates to MYRQIILACDGSEHAFRAAKHAAHIAKCNVEANVEVVYVVDNRTAKSDIIQGQTDIETIEASRKERVREIETMLQQEEVSYKITILHGDPGETIVQYVNTGDIDLVVVGSRGLNTLQEMVLGSVSHKVAKRVKCPVMIVK, encoded by the coding sequence ATGTATAGACAGATTATATTAGCATGTGATGGTTCGGAACATGCGTTTCGCGCGGCAAAGCATGCAGCACATATTGCGAAATGCAATGTAGAAGCAAATGTTGAAGTTGTATATGTAGTTGATAATAGAACAGCAAAATCAGATATTATTCAAGGGCAAACAGATATAGAAACAATAGAAGCTAGTAGAAAAGAGAGAGTAAGAGAAATAGAAACGATGTTACAACAAGAAGAAGTCTCTTATAAAATTACGATTCTACATGGCGACCCAGGGGAAACAATTGTGCAATATGTAAATACTGGAGATATTGACCTTGTAGTCGTAGGAAGTAGAGGATTAAATACACTTCAGGAAATGGTTCTTGGTAGTGTAAGTCATAAAGTTGCAAAACGAGTGAAATGCCCCGTGATGATTGTAAAGTAA